A region of the Gammaproteobacteria bacterium genome:
CTACCGCGATCGAGCCGCGGGATGACAGTTTTCTGGAGCGTGGTAAGTCCTCAAGATTGTGGGGGGATCAGGACAAAGTTACCAAAATGCTGTTTCTTGAGGAATTCCTGTTGCGCGATTGCGATATCTTCTAGCGGGAAAATTTTTGCGACCAGCGGAATGATTTCACCACGCTCGATATAGCCGACCAGGTTCGGAAACACCGGTTCATCCCAGGCGGTACAGCCGATCAACCTTAAATCCTTGAGATAGAAATCTCGCATATCCATGTTCACCATCGGCCCGGCGATGGCACCAGATGATGCGTAACGCCCGCCCCGGCTGAGCAGTTTGAGCAGGGGGGTAAATCCGGCACCGGCAACATTATCGATCACCACATCAACACTGGACTCTCCCAGTTCTGCGATCAGATCAGTGCCGCGTTCGACGATGCGATCGATATTAAGGTGCGCAACCGAGTCAATTTTAGACTTTCCGACGATCGCGGTTACCCGTGCACCCCTGCGTTTTGCCAGCTGCACCACGGCCGAACCGACGCCACCCGAGGCCCCGGGCACCAGCACATGGTCACTCGCGCCAACGCCGGCTCGATGAACCATGTTCTCTGCCGTGCCGTAGGCGCAGGGAATGGTCGCCAGTTCTACATCGCTCCAGTCACAATCTACACTGAATACTTCGCTCGCCGGTACTTTAACGTACTGCGCGAAGGCGCCGTCAAAATCCGAGGCCATCCAGATATTGTCGAGCGAATCGAATCCGTCGACACGCATGCAGGCACGCACCAGCACGCGCTGACCTGTCCACGAGGCGTCGACATCCTCGGCCCGCGCTACCACCTCACCACAGCAATCGGTTCCCTGGATGAACGGGAACGGCGTGGCCCGGTTCCAGCCACCATCGGCGAGTTCGCCGGGATCTCGATCGTTATCGGCGAACTGCTCGGTGCCGCTGGTTACCGACGACGAATACCAGCCCAGGCGCGTATTGATCTCGGTGTTATTAATCCCCGCGGCGAGCACCTTTAGTAATAGTTCGCCGGATTCAAGCCTGGGGATCGGCACGTCGCGATAGTCGAGCTTGTCATAGTCTCCATTGCCGGTTGTTACTACCGCTTTCATGCTTTCCTGGCCGGGATTAAGATCGAACCGATTGGGTTTGCTACGGGTTAAATAACTGAGATCGGGCATTTTCTTTTCCCTGTATCGATGACCGGCAGCATAATCGTCGCAACCAAATTTGTCGAATGACTCCCTGTATTCCTACCGGTTTAAAACAGGATTCTGTGATACAAATCCTGTACTGTTTAGCCAACAAATCACTATAATCGTTGGGGATTTATTAAAATAATTATATGCACGACTATTTCAATCTCGGCAATTACCAGCGACCAATAACCACTTCCGTCGAAGCGGCACAAACCTGGTTTACGCGTGGTTTGATCTGGTGTTATGGCTTCAACCAGGAGGAAGCCGTGCGCTGTTTTGACAAAGTTATCGAGCTCGATCCAAAGTGCGCGATGGGCTACTGGGGCATCGCTTACGCGGCCGGTCCTTTTTATAACAAGCCCTGGGCATGGTTCGGATTCCAGGAACGTGACGAGGCGATCGCCTACTGCCACGAATACGCGTCCAGGGCAGCAGCATTAAAGCAAAATGCCAGCCCGGTTGAGCAGGCACTGATCAACGCACTATGCGCGAAACATCCGGCCGCAGAGGCAAAAGACCAGGCGGCACTGGATAACTGGGCGCAGGACTACGCCGATGCAATGCGGCGTGTTTACGATGAATTTGCCGAAGATCTCGATGTCATTTGCCTGTGCGCGGAAGCGGTCATGAACCTGACGCCGTGGAAGCTGTGGGATTTACATCATGGCGTCCCGGCGCAAGATGCCTGTACCGAAGAGGCAATCGCAATTCTCGAGCATGGCCTGGGAATTGTGGCACGGGAAAATCTCGAACCCCATCCAGGCATCCTGCATTTTTACATCCACGTTTACGAAATGTCGCCCACGCCCGAGAAAGCATTACCCTGTGCCGATCAATTGCGCAATCTATGCCCCGAGGCCGGGCACCTGGTTCACATGGCGAGCCACATCGACAGCCTCTGTGGGCATTGGCAGAATGCCGCCGATGCCAATCGCCGCGCGATCAAGGTCGATCGCGAATATGTCAAACTGCGCGGTCGTGACGAGTTTTACATGATCTCGATCGTGCACAATCACGACTTCAACATCTGGGCGTCGATGTTTCTCGGTCAGTTTGACGAAGCCTTGCAAAGCGCCGATGAAATCTGCGACCTGGTACGCGACAAGAGGCGACTCGGCGACAAGTGGTACCTGGCCTCGACCCTCG
Encoded here:
- a CDS encoding alcohol dehydrogenase family protein, giving the protein MKAVVTTGNGDYDKLDYRDVPIPRLESGELLLKVLAAGINNTEINTRLGWYSSSVTSGTEQFADNDRDPGELADGGWNRATPFPFIQGTDCCGEVVARAEDVDASWTGQRVLVRACMRVDGFDSLDNIWMASDFDGAFAQYVKVPASEVFSVDCDWSDVELATIPCAYGTAENMVHRAGVGASDHVLVPGASGGVGSAVVQLAKRRGARVTAIVGKSKIDSVAHLNIDRIVERGTDLIAELGESSVDVVIDNVAGAGFTPLLKLLSRGGRYASSGAIAGPMVNMDMRDFYLKDLRLIGCTAWDEPVFPNLVGYIERGEIIPLVAKIFPLEDIAIAQQEFLKKQHFGNFVLIPPQS
- a CDS encoding tetratricopeptide repeat protein — translated: MHDYFNLGNYQRPITTSVEAAQTWFTRGLIWCYGFNQEEAVRCFDKVIELDPKCAMGYWGIAYAAGPFYNKPWAWFGFQERDEAIAYCHEYASRAAALKQNASPVEQALINALCAKHPAAEAKDQAALDNWAQDYADAMRRVYDEFAEDLDVICLCAEAVMNLTPWKLWDLHHGVPAQDACTEEAIAILEHGLGIVARENLEPHPGILHFYIHVYEMSPTPEKALPCADQLRNLCPEAGHLVHMASHIDSLCGHWQNAADANRRAIKVDREYVKLRGRDEFYMISIVHNHDFNIWASMFLGQFDEALQSADEICDLVRDKRRLGDKWYLASTLDGYYAGRAHVLVRFGRWQQICDEDMPYKPDAVPITTILLVYAKAIAHAALGDLDSARTYQQEFYKRYRQVPEWHIMANNPSRDILAVAQAMMNGEVEYHAGNHELGFRYLREATVLCDNLEYSEPWPWMHPPRHALGALLLEQGRVDEALIHYQDDLGIYNRLPRCAQHPGNIWGLHGYHECLTRLGRLDEAEAIKPRLDEAMRQSDIEIKSSCCCRGMKAS